A single region of the Thermotoga profunda AZM34c06 genome encodes:
- a CDS encoding ABC transporter permease → MLKYIGRRLVIALPELLIISLMIFLIMYAAPGDFLDQFRLDPSVSPQRLKAMEEEFGLNKPAIVQYLTWLKNILKGNLGYSFYYRRPVSTLIWERVAATLILSLISLASSWLLGIALGVFTALKKYSIGDKIMTFLAFGFVAIPEFFLGLVLLYFAAKTNWFPISGMKSVYYSSLTTWGRFKDILWHLILPATALSLGSFAGLMRYMRGSLLDVLNEDYVVFARAKGMPERVVIFKHAMRNAINPMITFLGFSISGLLGGALFVENVFGWPGMGRLVYQALIQQDMYIVMASGLISAILLVAGNLVADILLALVDPRVRLS, encoded by the coding sequence TTGCTCAAGTACATTGGTAGAAGACTTGTTATAGCCTTGCCAGAACTTTTGATAATATCGTTGATGATTTTTTTGATCATGTATGCTGCCCCTGGAGATTTTCTTGATCAGTTCAGACTCGACCCATCTGTTTCACCCCAAAGACTCAAGGCAATGGAGGAAGAGTTCGGATTGAACAAGCCTGCAATTGTTCAGTACCTGACTTGGTTGAAAAATATTTTGAAAGGGAATTTGGGATATTCTTTTTATTACAGAAGACCTGTCTCAACACTCATCTGGGAAAGAGTTGCTGCAACGTTGATTCTTTCTCTCATCTCGCTGGCAAGTTCATGGCTCCTTGGAATTGCACTCGGTGTTTTCACTGCTCTGAAGAAGTATTCAATCGGTGATAAGATTATGACATTTCTTGCGTTTGGATTTGTTGCCATTCCTGAGTTTTTCTTGGGACTCGTTTTGCTGTACTTTGCTGCAAAAACCAATTGGTTTCCAATTTCTGGGATGAAATCTGTTTATTATTCTTCTTTAACTACCTGGGGAAGGTTCAAAGATATCCTATGGCATCTAATTTTACCGGCAACGGCATTGAGTTTGGGGTCTTTTGCCGGCTTGATGAGATATATGAGAGGTTCTTTGTTAGATGTTCTCAATGAAGACTATGTTGTCTTTGCGCGAGCAAAAGGAATGCCTGAAAGGGTTGTGATCTTTAAACACGCAATGAGAAACGCGATTAACCCAATGATAACTTTTCTTGGATTTAGCATATCTGGCCTTCTTGGAGGCGCGCTCTTTGTCGAGAACGTTTTTGGTTGGCCGGGTATGGGAAGATTGGTATATCAAGCTTTGATTCAACAAGATATGTACATAGTTATGGCAAGTGGATTAATCAGCGCTATCCTTTTGGTTGCAGGTAACCTTG